The Zygotorulaspora mrakii chromosome 4, complete sequence nucleotide sequence TCTTTACCACCAAGTAACAAATTTACCCGTGAGCCTAGACTGGTGAATCCgtcatcaaatgaaaatatcgCCTGTTTAAAGGAAGCTTCTCAACATCCGAATGCCAAGGGCTTATATAAAACGAGAACAAAGAGatctgaaagaagaataacTGCGAATAGGCTTTATAAGGCACCACAGTTGAAATTTGTTGAGGACAAATTGCGGGAAATCTTTTATCAACAGCACCCTTGGGAGCTCTCAAGACCCAAAATCCTTGTGGAGAATGAGGGGGGAGAAGAATATGACTGGTGTAACATTCAACAATTAGGGAAGCCACTTGACGGTGAAAGTGTTGTACAAAGGACTctttatttattgaaaaggCAGAAAGAGTTTATAGAAGCGTACGACCAGGCCAGATTTGAGTTTTATCGTTTGAGAATGCAGCAGGAGGTGGAACAGCAGGTAGCGCAGGAAGAGGCTGAAATGTTTGGATCAGTTTATGGGCCATCTGCTATAGAGTTCGGTGTGGAGCAAGAGCAAAAAGTTATTGATGCTTGGAAGCAAAGggcaattgaagaaactgaaCTGCTTTCAGCAAGACGGGCTAACCCCTCTGAATCGTGGAGCAGTAATGCGAATGAGGAAAATGAACGGGAACAGAGGAGGGATGAAGATGGTACTGAAGAAGTCATACTATAACCATTGCAATTTCAGAAATACTCAAGTAAATGGTTGAATTCACAAGTGCTCTGTATATAAATACGTACAGAGTTGTAAATAGTTAAAATTTGGGGACTATTTAGCCCTATACTATAAGCCAATCTGGTCTTCAGCAAGTAATCTCACGTCAAACTTGCATAGTCCAACGGTTTCTGCAACGAATAAATCcttgatgatgaaatcaaaatgacCTACAAGTCTTTCTAAGTCCTCTTGTACATTAACATTAACGTTGGTATAATCTTCCGGAAATATAAATGCAGTTTTTCCGGCAGCATCCAATTTGTATCGTGGATTTTTAACCAAAGTGTGCTTAAGGTATGTTGAGAAAATTCTCTCGAGATCTTGCTCTGTTGTCCCCCTAGCGATATTTTTAATTAtaaatgcatttttttcagcagGTTTGATCTTTGGAGTATCCATTGAAGTGTAATTTATGAGCCTTACTGTAGTTTTTGATTCGAAGTGATCGGACTTCCTTTCTTTCTCGAGCTCCTTGAAGGAAACATATATTGGCAGTGACTCGTTTAACGATAGCAATGGTTTACCATACCCGCTTCCTTCCATTTTATTAATGTAAACGGACCTCTTTGGCTCACGGTCCTGAGATTCAGAATAAAGCTTGTATGCCTTTGCAAGCTCATGAATGAAGCTACGTTGCGGTGGTTTCATAGGTTTGAAGTGAAGACTATTTTTTTGTGAATCGTCCAtaaaagaattcaaaaccTTTTCTATTGAAGAGCACCATGCAAAATGTTTAGAGTAGACATTTAAAGCTACCTCGGTGAAGGGCAActccaattcttcaaaggTCGTTGCGCTTGaaaccaatttttcatgaGAGATAAGGCCAGACGTGGAGGAGGCATTAGCCTCATCGGATATTCCAAATGCAGTTTTTAGCTCCAATTGCCTCTTTCTCATTTCACAAGAGTCATCACACGGTAGGGACTCGGTGCAGGCAGGGCTCGAAGCTCTCGAGAAAGCCCCACAAACAACTTCCTTTTCTAGCAACCCACACGAACAGgtaattttgataatagCGGTGCATGGCGTGTCAGGGCAGCTTTCTTTACCATGACATGGTCTCGTGCATTTGTGGTCacaatatttcttttcagcattaCATGTACCCttgcattttctttggCAGTTTCCTGGAGAATGGCAGAGCTTCTGACAATTATGTCGACACGTTTGCAATGGTTTGTTACATATCTGACCACATGAGacatcattttgaaaacaaactGTCCGAACCGTATCCCTTTTACCACATTTGCATCGCTTTTGTACAGGAGCTGTACAAGGAGGACATGGTCGATCTAAAGGATGACATGTATGCGGCATTGGTTTATGTCCACACTGATAAAGACCCTGTACGACTTTGATGCAGGGATAGTCACAAGTAGGTAGCTTGGTTCCGCAACGAACGGGTGCTTCAACAACTGTTTTACCACACGGACATACCAGATCGTCAGAACTGCTCTCTAGACATGGAGGACATTTCCCAGGATGACACTTTCGCTGGCACTTATGCTTTCCGCATGAAAGCATCAGATTACAGTCCTTGAGACAAATGTGCTCTGCTTCAACAAGTGACTCGTCCTGCAACTCATTTGATCCGTACGGGGTCTTTCTTCTCACTTCTGCTGCCGGTTTGCCGGAACAACACCTCTCTATGCATCTATGACGACGACAGGACATCAAAGATTCACATTTAATGTTGCAACTTGGCATATGCTTGAAGTTGCAGGGAGTTATGAATTTCCTTTGTTGACATGAGCAGTTGAGGATATTTGTTTGAATGCACGGGTCCATGCAAGGGCCCTCATGACATTTAAAAGGACATGTATGCTTACCGCACCTCAGTTTCTTACCACATCTCGATTCGCAGGTGAAAATTGGATCTGTACAcacttttctctttgtaGTCAAATGCTTTAGTGTGGTCTTACCACAAGGGCAAGTTTTCATAAACTTAGGTGAGAAAGGACATCGATTCTTGCCATCTATTGATGGATTTGACTTGCAACCCTCAAGAAATGAATGCTGATGACATGAATATTCAACTGATCTGATCTTGCTACATGAAAACAAGCCCACCCATGTGTCACCATTTGCGTTTTCAGACGGTTTCTTCGCCATCCTGATATCCTTGCACTTGATGGATTTGAAATGCGTGTTCCCGCAATAGCATACGAGTGAAAGGTCTGTGTTGGTAGTTGTCAAAACCTCTGGACAAGGCCCACAGGACTTAGAGTGACATAGTCTCTTGCAAGCGTGTCTACCACAATGCAGTGATTTCCCGCATTTATTCTCACACCTGAATCTTCCCCTTTCCTTGGCGTCGTGGAATTCGTGGCAGAAAACATCTTTCTTATGCTTACCGCACCTACACTTGATACTTATCGTCCTCATACATTCTTCATGAGGCCCTAAGTGACATATCTGGGAGCAACCATGGCGACAAATGCGCGCGTTGCAAGTCTGACCACATGAGTTCGGGTCCATGGGGTTCGCATCCGGTCGCACAACCTTCCCACACCAACATCGAGGCTTGTCTTTTGCAGGCACTTGCTTG carries:
- the RSM25 gene encoding mitochondrial 37S ribosomal protein mS23 (similar to Saccharomyces cerevisiae RSM25 (YIL093C); ancestral locus Anc_2.290), whose amino-acid sequence is MKVQTNAVNVLQRTSAYLRSGLLLNTPAWYEVVASLPPSNKFTREPRLVNPSSNENIACLKEASQHPNAKGLYKTRTKRSERRITANRLYKAPQLKFVEDKLREIFYQQHPWELSRPKILVENEGGEEYDWCNIQQLGKPLDGESVVQRTLYLLKRQKEFIEAYDQARFEFYRLRMQQEVEQQVAQEEAEMFGSVYGPSAIEFGVEQEQKVIDAWKQRAIEETELLSARRANPSESWSSNANEENEREQRRDEDGTEEVIL
- the FAP1 gene encoding Fap1p (similar to Saccharomyces cerevisiae FAP1 (YNL023C); ancestral locus Anc_2.288), giving the protein MSYVKQWKREAIIHLSLMTIDNLVVGDIDHQQGHVSNVGNDEEMAFYEKSVREIARGDSYVCMICTVEMDYTCSMYACGKCYRVYDYECIREWALKSTKRTADGSWKCPNCLHVSKQVPAKDKPRCWCGKVVRPDANPMDPNSCGQTCNARICRHGCSQICHLGPHEECMRTISIKCRCGKHKKDVFCHEFHDAKERGRFRCENKCGKSLHCGRHACKRLCHSKSCGPCPEVLTTTNTDLSLVCYCGNTHFKSIKCKDIRMAKKPSENANGDTWVGLFSCSKIRSVEYSCHQHSFLEGCKSNPSIDGKNRCPFSPKFMKTCPCGKTTLKHLTTKRKVCTDPIFTCESRCGKKLRCGKHTCPFKCHEGPCMDPCIQTNILNCSCQQRKFITPCNFKHMPSCNIKCESLMSCRRHRCIERCCSGKPAAEVRRKTPYGSNELQDESLVEAEHICLKDCNLMLSCGKHKCQRKCHPGKCPPCLESSSDDLVCPCGKTVVEAPVRCGTKLPTCDYPCIKVVQGLYQCGHKPMPHTCHPLDRPCPPCTAPVQKRCKCGKRDTVRTVCFQNDVSCGQICNKPLQTCRHNCQKLCHSPGNCQRKCKGTCNAEKKYCDHKCTRPCHGKESCPDTPCTAIIKITCSCGLLEKEVVCGAFSRASSPACTESLPCDDSCEMRKRQLELKTAFGISDEANASSTSGLISHEKLVSSATTFEELELPFTEVALNVYSKHFAWCSSIEKVLNSFMDDSQKNSLHFKPMKPPQRSFIHELAKAYKLYSESQDREPKRSVYINKMEGSGYGKPLLSLNESLPIYVSFKELEKERKSDHFESKTTVRLINYTSMDTPKIKPAEKNAFIIKNIARGTTEQDLERIFSTYLKHTLVKNPRYKLDAAGKTAFIFPEDYTNVNVNVQEDLERLVGHFDFIIKDLFVAETVGLCKFDVRLLAEDQIGL